The DNA window AAAGGGATCATTGCGTATCCCATTACTCCTTTTGACCATAACGAGAAAATAGATATTCCACTCTTTAAAAGACTTGTTGAAAGATTAGTAATATCAGGAAATCATGGTATTGCTCCTTTAGGAAGTACAGGAGTACTGCCATATCTTTCCGATGAGGAAAAAGAGGCAATTACTGAAACTACAATAAACCAGGTAAACGGAAGGATTCCAACCCTTGTAGGAGTTTCTAATCTCACGACCGAAAGAACGGTTTATCATGCCCGGTTTGCAGAAAAAGCAGGTGCTGATGCAGTAATGATTATTCCGATGAGCTATTGGAAACTAACAGAAGATGAAATCGTTGCTCATTATGATGCGGTAGCAAGCAAAATATCCATCCCTATTATGGCCTATAATAATCCTGCAACCGGTGGAGTAGATATGTCTCCTGCTTTATTAAAGAGACTGCTGGAAATCCCTAATGTTACCATGATCAAGGAAAGTACAGGAGATATCCAGAGAATGCACTATCTGAGAAAAGAACTGGGCGAAGATGTTGCTTTCTATAATGGTTCAAATCCGTTAGCACTTGCTGCATTTGCTGCAGGAGCAAAAGGATGGTGTACAGCAGCACCTAATTTAATTCCTGAACTCACTATAGGCTTGTATAATGCCATTGAAAATAACCAATTAAAAGAAGCGCAGGATATCTTTTACAAACAAGTTGAATTACTCAAATTCATTGTGGCTAAAGGACTTCCAAGAACAGTAAAAGCGGGTCTTAATATTTTGGGCGAAGAAGGCGGAAACTTAAGAAGCCCTCTAAAACCTTTACCGGAAAAAGAAGTTGAAGAATTAAAAATAATTATTAAAAACCTTAAATATCCATAATGAAAAAGTCAGTTTTTTATCATGCAGGATGTCCTGTATGTCTTAGTGCGGAACACGATATCATCGACATTATCGGCGTCGAAAATGTAGAAATCATTCATTTGGGAGAAGACACAGACAAGATCAAGGCAGCTGAGAGGGCAGGTGTACAATCTGTTCCTGCTCTGGTTACTCCTAATGGAAATGTATTGCATATTAATTTTGGAGCGTCACTGGAAGATGTAAAGAAATAAATAAAAGAGGCTGTTTTCTGCGACAGCCTCTTTTTTACTTTCTATTATAAAGTGGCATTACCTTCTATGCCGTCAGAGTTATTTGTTTTAATTCCTGTAACCGCGGCTGCCACGAAACTTAAAATGCTCACTAATTTTCCAGCCTTTGTATCCCAATAATAGGTTTCTTTAGGCTCTACCCGAATAATAGATACATTTGGATCATCTTTACCATCGAACCATGCTTTAGCCATAGCTGACCATTTTTCTTCAATGGTTGCTTTGTCTTTATACACAGAAGCAACACCATACACGGAGAGATACTGTGAATCATCATTATTCATAAAAAAAAGCTGAACTCTGCGGTCTTCTTTAATTTCGAAATTTTTATTACTGGTCTCACTACTGATAAACCATAGGTTTCCATTGTCATCTGTTTCCTGTAGAGTCATTGGTCGTGAGTTGACCGGAACTGTCTCTAGTTCAGTACAAAACATACAAATTCTTGCTTTCGTAGAAAGTTCCTGAATTTTTTTAATTGCCTCCAGATGGGTAATATTTTTTGTTGACATAATATAATATTTTGAGTGATTGGTTAAGAATATAGGATGAAATGAATGATCATTTTCAGAGTTAATACTTCAAAAACCTGACCATATTTTATAATATCAAAATTTACATTCCATTAAAGAGCTCTATCTGTTTTTTTTCAATAGTCTTCCGTTTAAAATGACTAATAAAAAATATAGAGCTTTACTCGAAATAATTATTTTTGTTACTTTTATAAGTTCAACAATCAATTCTAACTTTAAACTTTCTGAAATACGATAAGCCTGATGGAAAACTATGCTGTCATTTTAGTGATAATGGCCTTGATGATCGGGGTATCCGGTTTGGCGGGTAAAATAAAGATTCCCGTACCGATGTTACTTTTAATTGTAGGTGTAATGATAGGTTTTGTACCCGCTATGCCTGAAGTTGAAATGAATCCAGAGATCATTATGTTACTTTTTCTTCCACCGTTATTATACGATGCCGCTTTTAATATTTCGTTTCAACAGTTTAAAACCAATCTCAATACGATTGGTACGTTGGCAATAGGACTTGTTTTTATGACAACGGCGGGAATTGCTGTATTGGCATATTATTTAATTCCGGGAATGACCTGGCCATTGGCTTTTGTTTTAGGGGCTATTCTTTCTGCTACTGATGCTGTCGCTGCATTAGGTGTAACAAAAGGGTTGGGTCTTTCTCATAAAACAATGACCATATTGGAAGGGGAAAGTCTGATTAATGACGCTTCAGCCTTGGTTGCTTATCGATTTGCAGTAGCTGCCGTAACGGGAGTTGCCTTTGTAACGTGGAAAGCATCTGTTGAGTTTTTATGTGTTTTAGGTGGTGGTTTTCTGGTTGGTTGGATTATTTTTAGAGCTTTAGCCTTAACGATCGGCTTCTTTCGTAAAGATGCAATGGTGGTAAACAGTTTAATTCTTTTAATGCCTTTCGTAACTTATCTTATTGCGGAGCATTTCAAAGTATCAGGAGTAATTGCTGTTGTTGTTCTTGGTTTAGGAATGTCTAAATTGAGCAGGACAAAATTTCCTGATCATGTTAAGGAACAATCACGTAATTTTTGGGATATTATTATATTTCTTCTTAATGGGTTGATATTTTTATTGATAGGCCTCGAATTCCCTATTATTTTAAAGAAAATGCCTCAAATTCAGTTATGGACATATGCCGGTTATGCAGGAATAATTGTTATCGTCACTTTATTGATCAGAATGGCGCGGGTATATCTACAACAGTTCAATCTTCAAAAAGCTTTTCAGGGGAAAAGGAGGATTAGTGAAGAGGCTTTATTTGATTCTAAAACCAGCTTTATTATAACCTGGTCCGGAATGCGGGGAATTGTTTCTTTAGCTATTGCATTAGGTCTTCCGACAACCATTAATGAAGGTGAACCTTTTCCAATGCGTAATGAAATTATTTTTCTATCTGTAGTTGTGGTTCTGATCTCGCTATTAGGACAGGGGCTAACCTTACCCTGGATTGTGAAAAAGTTTAAACTCTGAAAATTAAACGCTTCTACCATATAAATTACCAAATCCTGATTCTTTATTTTCCTGTATCAGGCTTTTATAATAAGCGGAAGGGGTTTGTCCGATTATCTCTTTAAAATAGCGATTGAAAGAAGATTTAGATTTAAATCCAGCATCATAAGCAAAGGATAAAAAATTGATATTCTCATTCTTTTCAATAGCTCTTTCTACAATATTTTTAAAATAATCAATGCGGTATTCATTGATGTAACGGTAGAAGGGCTTGTTCTTATAACCATTCAGCATTTCGCTGATCTGATATTTATTGATTTCTGTTTGGTGTGCCAGCTCATCTAGATTTAGATCACAGTTTCTAAAGAGCTGTTGTTTTTTCATCGAATCGTCCATTTTCTGCCATAAATCATTGAATTTTAAATCATAATCAACCGTATTTAATGGACTGTCCTTTGTGGAATTTTGTACTATGGATATTTTTAACCTATCATCGGAATGGGTTTGAGGAAGAGAAACAATTTCAGTTTTCAGGCTTTTCCTTATGATTAATAGACAAATCACCAATAATAAAAAGTAGGCAATACTTCTAATCGAAATAGTAATGATCTGAGCTTCTTCAGGATAGATATATAGCAAACTTTTGGAAATAACAACTCCGGATTCCATTAATAATAGGCAGTAAGAGATCCTCAGTATAGCATCATACTCAATCTTTTCCAGAATCTTAAACTTAGCTTTTCGCGCAATTAAAATACTTTTTACAGGGTAGTATAGATTAATGATGAAGATTAAATTTAAGCTCAAATTATTGTATAGATCGAGCAGTCTCTGATCAACATGATTTAGAATAACGAAGACACATGAGATTGTAAAATAAGCAATCATCAATAAAAAGAGTGGGATGAAAATATACCATTTACGAGCAATAGAAAATCTCTTTTTTGTTTTGCTTAAAGTATATAAATAAATTAAAGGACCATAACAGACGCCAATAAACGTATTCATCTGCTGCCTGATACTCTCATCAGGAATAAAATTGAATATAACAAACTTAATTGTTAAATGGACGGCAATTGCCGAAAGCAGGAAAATAAACAGATAATTCGAAGATGATTTTTTCTCCCTGAACTGTAAAAGCCAAAGTGCCACAAGTGCCTGAAAAGCTCCGATGATAATGATATACTGCATTCCTTAGGTTTGTACAAAAATAAATACAAAAAAAGGACTTAGTGATTATGAAATTATTATTTATCTATTAAAGTTTTTATTAAATTATTAATATTGAGTTCATAAATAAATAACAATTAGTTAAATTAGCATAAATACTTAATATTCAATACGTTAAAGGTGCTGAACCAACGAGTGACACGTTTCTGAATATGATTTTTTTTCAAGGACGATATAAAGTAAGAATCTGTCCAATTTTGTCATCAAAAAAAATCTATGAACTATTTTATTGATTTTTCAAAACGAAGGTCAGGGATCATTCAGATATCCGCTTTTTTCTTAATTGCTTCTTTTGGAACCATCCATGCACAAACCATAAAAGGTACTGTTGTAGGCAAAACAAATGGTGCTCTTCCCGGAGCTAATATTTCGATTGTAGATGCTGATGCCAAAACCGTTTCTTCTTTAGATGGGGATTTCAATGTCCTATCCCCAAAATTAGGCGAGATGAACCTTAAAGTAGAATACATTGGCTACGAAACAAAAATTTTTCCTGTTACCATTAAAGAAGGAACTAATGATATCGGATACATCACTATATCTCCAGAAGAAAAATCAACAAAAGACAGGACAGGAAGTATACAGGAAGTGGTATTTACCAGATCTAATGCCTTAACCCAAGCTAAAGCTTACGAAATAAAAAAGAACAACAACGCTATTATGGAGGTTATTGCAGCTGATGCTATTGGAAAGCTTCCGGATCGAAATGCTGCAGAAGCTGTACAAAGGGTTCAGGGAGTTGCTGTTGCCAGATATCATGGTGAAGCAGATCAGGCTACTGTAAGAGGA is part of the Chryseobacterium paludis genome and encodes:
- a CDS encoding dihydrodipicolinate synthase family protein codes for the protein MKNVPFKGIIAYPITPFDHNEKIDIPLFKRLVERLVISGNHGIAPLGSTGVLPYLSDEEKEAITETTINQVNGRIPTLVGVSNLTTERTVYHARFAEKAGADAVMIIPMSYWKLTEDEIVAHYDAVASKISIPIMAYNNPATGGVDMSPALLKRLLEIPNVTMIKESTGDIQRMHYLRKELGEDVAFYNGSNPLALAAFAAGAKGWCTAAPNLIPELTIGLYNAIENNQLKEAQDIFYKQVELLKFIVAKGLPRTVKAGLNILGEEGGNLRSPLKPLPEKEVEELKIIIKNLKYP
- a CDS encoding thioredoxin domain-containing protein, yielding MKKSVFYHAGCPVCLSAEHDIIDIIGVENVEIIHLGEDTDKIKAAERAGVQSVPALVTPNGNVLHINFGASLEDVKK
- a CDS encoding pyridoxamine 5'-phosphate oxidase family protein, yielding MSTKNITHLEAIKKIQELSTKARICMFCTELETVPVNSRPMTLQETDDNGNLWFISSETSNKNFEIKEDRRVQLFFMNNDDSQYLSVYGVASVYKDKATIEEKWSAMAKAWFDGKDDPNVSIIRVEPKETYYWDTKAGKLVSILSFVAAAVTGIKTNNSDGIEGNATL
- a CDS encoding Na+/H+ antiporter; amino-acid sequence: MENYAVILVIMALMIGVSGLAGKIKIPVPMLLLIVGVMIGFVPAMPEVEMNPEIIMLLFLPPLLYDAAFNISFQQFKTNLNTIGTLAIGLVFMTTAGIAVLAYYLIPGMTWPLAFVLGAILSATDAVAALGVTKGLGLSHKTMTILEGESLINDASALVAYRFAVAAVTGVAFVTWKASVEFLCVLGGGFLVGWIIFRALALTIGFFRKDAMVVNSLILLMPFVTYLIAEHFKVSGVIAVVVLGLGMSKLSRTKFPDHVKEQSRNFWDIIIFLLNGLIFLLIGLEFPIILKKMPQIQLWTYAGYAGIIVIVTLLIRMARVYLQQFNLQKAFQGKRRISEEALFDSKTSFIITWSGMRGIVSLAIALGLPTTINEGEPFPMRNEIIFLSVVVVLISLLGQGLTLPWIVKKFKL
- a CDS encoding helix-turn-helix domain-containing protein — its product is MQYIIIIGAFQALVALWLLQFREKKSSSNYLFIFLLSAIAVHLTIKFVIFNFIPDESIRQQMNTFIGVCYGPLIYLYTLSKTKKRFSIARKWYIFIPLFLLMIAYFTISCVFVILNHVDQRLLDLYNNLSLNLIFIINLYYPVKSILIARKAKFKILEKIEYDAILRISYCLLLMESGVVISKSLLYIYPEEAQIITISIRSIAYFLLLVICLLIIRKSLKTEIVSLPQTHSDDRLKISIVQNSTKDSPLNTVDYDLKFNDLWQKMDDSMKKQQLFRNCDLNLDELAHQTEINKYQISEMLNGYKNKPFYRYINEYRIDYFKNIVERAIEKNENINFLSFAYDAGFKSKSSFNRYFKEIIGQTPSAYYKSLIQENKESGFGNLYGRSV